The following proteins are co-located in the Apium graveolens cultivar Ventura chromosome 5, ASM990537v1, whole genome shotgun sequence genome:
- the LOC141661889 gene encoding uncharacterized protein LOC141661889 — MDKKKATVPLVCHGHSRPVVDLFYSPVTPDGYFLVSASKDSTPMLRNGETGDWIGTFQGHKGAVWSCCLDSNALRAASASADFSAKLWDALTGDVLHSFEHKHIVRACAFSGDTHLLLTGGFEKKLRIFDLNRPDAAPREAADSPGSIRTVAWLHSDQSILSSCSDSGGVRLWDVRSEKIVRTLETKSSVTSTEVSADGRYITTADGSTVSFWDANHFGLIKSYDMPCNVESASLEPKNGNKFIAAGEDMWIHMFDFHTGETIGCNKGHHGPVHCVRFAPEGESYASGSEDGTIRIWQTVPSVHEHDTSLANGPDGKVKGTTDEVAWKVGNIHISEGGESKEK, encoded by the exons ATGGATAAGAAGAAGGCTACAGTGCCACTTGTTTGCCATGGGCATTCTCGGCCCGTTGTCGATTTGTTTTATAGTCCGGTTACTCCTGATGGGTATTTTCTTGTTAGTGCCAGCAAGG ATTCTACTCCGATGCTAAGAAATGGAGAGACTGGTGATTGGATTGGTACCTTTCAGGGGCACAAAGGTGCAGTCTGGAGTTGCTGCCTTGATAGTAATGCTCTTCGTGCTGCATCTGCATCAGCAGATTTTTCTGC GAAACTGTGGGACGCGTTAACCGGAGACGTATTACATTCATTTGAACACAAACATATCGTTCGGGCATGTGCTTTCTCAGGG GACACTCACCTATTACTTACCGGTGGCTTTGAAAAAAAACTTCGGATATTTGATTTGAATAGACCGGATGCTGCTCCAAGAGAAGCAGCTGACTCTCCCGGTTCAATTAGGACTGTTGCTTGGCTCCACAGTGACCAGAGCATATTAAGTTCCTGCAGTGATTCTGGGGGAGTGAG GTTGTGGGATGTAAGAAGTGAAAAAATTGTGCGGACACTCGAGACCAAGTCATCTGTAACCAGCACAGAAGTCAGTGCCGATGGCCGCTATATAACCACTGCCGATGGCTCCACTGTCAGTTTTTGGGATGCTAATCA TTTTGGTTTGATTAAGAGCTATGACATGCCTTGCAATGTGGAATCAGCATCACTGGAACCAAAGAATGGTAACAAGTTTATCGCAGCTGGAGAAGACATGTGGATCCATATGTTTGATTTTCATACAGGAGAAACGATTG GATGCAACAAGGGTCATCACGGTCCAGTGCATTGTGTAAGATTTGCACCTGAAGGGGAATCATATGCTTCGGGGTCTGAAGATGGAACCATAAGAATATGGCAGACCGTTCCGTCAGTTCATGAGCACGATACATCGCTGGCCAATGGCCCGGATGGGAAAGTAAAGGGCACTACCGATGAGGTTGCCTGGAAGGTGGGGAATATTCACATCAGTGAAGGTGGGGAGAGTAAAGAGAAGTAA
- the LOC141661891 gene encoding boron transporter 4 isoform X2, with protein MEGIRAPFRGVAEDFRGRASCYRHDWFAGIRSGLGILAPTMYIFFASALPVIAFGEQLSRDTDGSLSTVETLASTAICGIIHSILGGQPLMILGVAEPTVIMYTYLYNFAKGKEDLGKALFLAWAGWVCVWTALFLFVLAIFNAGTIIIRFTRVAGETFGMLIALLFIQEAIKGVVSEFNVPKDESANAEKYQFQWLYTNGLLAIIFSFGLLYTALKSRKARSWWYGTGLLRSFIADYGVPLMVVVWTALSFSGPSKLPSGVPRRLFSPLAWESASIHHWTVIQDMIEVPLVYVFAAIIPAIMVAGLYFFDHSVASQLAQQEEFNLKKPSAYHYDILLLGFMTLLCGLIGLPPSNGVLPQSPMHTKSLAVLERQIIRRKMVRSAKESMKEQASKSEIYSKMQTVFIEIDSTPPASSVVSELKDLKDAVMNTSDGRTEMQSFDPDKHIDGNLPVRVNEQRMSNLLQSLLVAASVCAMPVIKLIPSSVLWGYFAYMAIDSLPGNQLWERMTLLLISPGRRYKVLEGDHASFVETVPFRYIVGFTLFQFAFLLLCFGVTWIPIAGILFPLPFFLLVSIREHFLPKLFQPNHLKELDAAEYEEIAGAPRQSFSGSLTSRDKEMQSGNVNEEVEVCDAEILDELTTNRGEIKVRTGSSNEEKHIQVHPHDAAAA; from the exons ATGGAGGGCATTAGGGCTCCATTTAGAGGTGTTGCAGAAGATTTTCGAGGAAGGGCATCCTGTTACAGGCATGACTGGTTTGCTGGAATTCGCTCCGGATTGGG GATACTTGCTCCGACTATGTACATCTTTTTCGCATCTGCTCTTCCTGTCATTGCCTTCGGAGAGCAATTGAGTCGAGATACAG ATGGAAGCTTAAGTACTGTTGAAACTTTAGCATCTACTGCTATTTGTGGTATCATTCATTCCATACTTGGTGGCCAACCGCTTATGATATTGGGAGTTGCAGAACCGACGGTTATAATGTACACTTACTTGTACAACTTTGCGAAAGGGAAGGAAGATTTGGGGAAAGCCTTGTTCTTAGCTTGGGCCGGATG GGTTTGTGTTTGGACAGCTCTTTTCTTGTTTGTGTTAGCGATCTTCAATGCTGGCACAATTATCATTAGATTTACAAGAGTTGCTGGGGAAACTTTCGGGATGTTAATTGCTCTTCTATTTATTCAAGAGGCTATTAAG GGAGTAGTGAGTGAGTTCAACGTCCCTAAAGATGAGAGTGCAAATGCAGAAAAATATCAGTTTCAGTGGCTTTACACGAATGGGTTACTAGCAATCATATTCTCGTTTGGACTTCTCTACACTGCCTTAAAGAGCAGAAAGGCACGGTCTTGGTGGTACGGTACAG GGTTGCTCAGAAGTTTCATCGCAGATTATGGTGTTCCTTTGATGGTCGTAGTCTGGACAGCACTCTCATTTAGTGGACCTAGCAAACTTCCTTCTGGAGTTCCCAGAAGGCTTTTCAGTCCACTCGCTTGGGAGTCTGCTTCTATTCACCATTGGACCGTGATCCAG GACATGATCGAGGTTCCACTTGTATATGTCTTTGCTGCCATTATTCCTGCTATAATGGTAGCAGGGCTATATTTTTTTGATCACAGTGTTGCTTCACAACTAGCTCAACAAGAGGAGTTTAATCTCAAGAAACCCTCTGCCTATCATTATGACATATTGCTGCTGGGATTTATG ACTTTGCTTTGTGGATTGATCGGACTACCTCCTTCAAATGGTGTCCTGCCACAATCTCCAATGCACACTAAGAGCCTTGCTGTTCTCGAAAGACAG ATTATCCGAAGGAAGATGGTTCGAAGTGCCAAAGAAAGCATGAAAGAGCAAGCTAGCAAGTCAGAAATCTATAGCAAGATGCAAACTGTTTTCATAGAAATAGACAGCACACCACCT GCTAGCTCGGTGGTCTCAGAGTTAAAAGACTTAAAGGATGCTGTTATGAATACAAGTGATGGAAGAACAGAAATGCAATCATTTGATCCTGACAAGCACATTGATGGCAACTTGCCTGTAAGAGTTAATGAGCAGAGAATGAGCAATCTTCTGCAGTCTCTCCTTGTTGCTGCATCTGTATGTGCAATGCCCGTGATTAAGCTGATTCCATCGTCAGTCCTTTGGGGATATTTTGCCTACATGGCAATTGATAGTCTCCCTGGAAATCAACTCTGGGAAAGAATGACGCTTCTCTTAATTTCTCCCGGCAGGAGATACAA AGTTTTAGAAGGTGACCATGCTTCCTTTGTGGAGACAGTACCGTTCAGATACATTGTTGGGTTTACGCTGTTTCAGTTTGCATTTTTGTTGCTGTGTTTTGGAGTCACTTGGATCCCAATAGCTGGTATTCTCTTCCCCCTGCCGTTCTTTCTACTGGTAAGCATAAGAGAGCATTTTTTGCCCAAATTGTTCCAACCAAATCATTTGAAAGAACTGGATGCTGCTGAGTATGAAGAAATAGCTGGTGCCCCCCGACAATCGTTTAGTGGCTCTTTGACTTCAAGG GATAAAGAAATGCAATCTGGAAATGTCAATGAAGAAGTAGAAGTTTGCGATGCAGAAATACTAGATGAGTTAACGACTAACAGAGGGGAGATCAAGGTCAGAACTGGAAGTTCCAACGAAGAGAAACACATTCAG GTTCATCCCCACGATGCAGCAGCAGCATGA
- the LOC141661891 gene encoding boron transporter 4 isoform X1, with product MEGIRAPFRGVAEDFRGRASCYRHDWFAGIRSGLGILAPTMYIFFASALPVIAFGEQLSRDTDGSLSTVETLASTAICGIIHSILGGQPLMILGVAEPTVIMYTYLYNFAKGKEDLGKALFLAWAGWVCVWTALFLFVLAIFNAGTIIIRFTRVAGETFGMLIALLFIQEAIKGVVSEFNVPKDESANAEKYQFQWLYTNGLLAIIFSFGLLYTALKSRKARSWWYGTGLLRSFIADYGVPLMVVVWTALSFSGPSKLPSGVPRRLFSPLAWESASIHHWTVIQDMIEVPLVYVFAAIIPAIMVAGLYFFDHSVASQLAQQEEFNLKKPSAYHYDILLLGFMTLLCGLIGLPPSNGVLPQSPMHTKSLAVLERQIIRRKMVRSAKESMKEQASKSEIYSKMQTVFIEIDSTPPASSVVSELKDLKDAVMNTSDGRTEMQSFDPDKHIDGNLPVRVNEQRMSNLLQSLLVAASVCAMPVIKLIPSSVLWGYFAYMAIDSLPGNQLWERMTLLLISPGRRYKVLEGDHASFVETVPFRYIVGFTLFQFAFLLLCFGVTWIPIAGILFPLPFFLLVSIREHFLPKLFQPNHLKELDAAEYEEIAGAPRQSFSGSLTSRVCKHYQDKEMQSGNVNEEVEVCDAEILDELTTNRGEIKVRTGSSNEEKHIQVHPHDAAAA from the exons ATGGAGGGCATTAGGGCTCCATTTAGAGGTGTTGCAGAAGATTTTCGAGGAAGGGCATCCTGTTACAGGCATGACTGGTTTGCTGGAATTCGCTCCGGATTGGG GATACTTGCTCCGACTATGTACATCTTTTTCGCATCTGCTCTTCCTGTCATTGCCTTCGGAGAGCAATTGAGTCGAGATACAG ATGGAAGCTTAAGTACTGTTGAAACTTTAGCATCTACTGCTATTTGTGGTATCATTCATTCCATACTTGGTGGCCAACCGCTTATGATATTGGGAGTTGCAGAACCGACGGTTATAATGTACACTTACTTGTACAACTTTGCGAAAGGGAAGGAAGATTTGGGGAAAGCCTTGTTCTTAGCTTGGGCCGGATG GGTTTGTGTTTGGACAGCTCTTTTCTTGTTTGTGTTAGCGATCTTCAATGCTGGCACAATTATCATTAGATTTACAAGAGTTGCTGGGGAAACTTTCGGGATGTTAATTGCTCTTCTATTTATTCAAGAGGCTATTAAG GGAGTAGTGAGTGAGTTCAACGTCCCTAAAGATGAGAGTGCAAATGCAGAAAAATATCAGTTTCAGTGGCTTTACACGAATGGGTTACTAGCAATCATATTCTCGTTTGGACTTCTCTACACTGCCTTAAAGAGCAGAAAGGCACGGTCTTGGTGGTACGGTACAG GGTTGCTCAGAAGTTTCATCGCAGATTATGGTGTTCCTTTGATGGTCGTAGTCTGGACAGCACTCTCATTTAGTGGACCTAGCAAACTTCCTTCTGGAGTTCCCAGAAGGCTTTTCAGTCCACTCGCTTGGGAGTCTGCTTCTATTCACCATTGGACCGTGATCCAG GACATGATCGAGGTTCCACTTGTATATGTCTTTGCTGCCATTATTCCTGCTATAATGGTAGCAGGGCTATATTTTTTTGATCACAGTGTTGCTTCACAACTAGCTCAACAAGAGGAGTTTAATCTCAAGAAACCCTCTGCCTATCATTATGACATATTGCTGCTGGGATTTATG ACTTTGCTTTGTGGATTGATCGGACTACCTCCTTCAAATGGTGTCCTGCCACAATCTCCAATGCACACTAAGAGCCTTGCTGTTCTCGAAAGACAG ATTATCCGAAGGAAGATGGTTCGAAGTGCCAAAGAAAGCATGAAAGAGCAAGCTAGCAAGTCAGAAATCTATAGCAAGATGCAAACTGTTTTCATAGAAATAGACAGCACACCACCT GCTAGCTCGGTGGTCTCAGAGTTAAAAGACTTAAAGGATGCTGTTATGAATACAAGTGATGGAAGAACAGAAATGCAATCATTTGATCCTGACAAGCACATTGATGGCAACTTGCCTGTAAGAGTTAATGAGCAGAGAATGAGCAATCTTCTGCAGTCTCTCCTTGTTGCTGCATCTGTATGTGCAATGCCCGTGATTAAGCTGATTCCATCGTCAGTCCTTTGGGGATATTTTGCCTACATGGCAATTGATAGTCTCCCTGGAAATCAACTCTGGGAAAGAATGACGCTTCTCTTAATTTCTCCCGGCAGGAGATACAA AGTTTTAGAAGGTGACCATGCTTCCTTTGTGGAGACAGTACCGTTCAGATACATTGTTGGGTTTACGCTGTTTCAGTTTGCATTTTTGTTGCTGTGTTTTGGAGTCACTTGGATCCCAATAGCTGGTATTCTCTTCCCCCTGCCGTTCTTTCTACTGGTAAGCATAAGAGAGCATTTTTTGCCCAAATTGTTCCAACCAAATCATTTGAAAGAACTGGATGCTGCTGAGTATGAAGAAATAGCTGGTGCCCCCCGACAATCGTTTAGTGGCTCTTTGACTTCAAGGGTATGCAAACATTATCAG GATAAAGAAATGCAATCTGGAAATGTCAATGAAGAAGTAGAAGTTTGCGATGCAGAAATACTAGATGAGTTAACGACTAACAGAGGGGAGATCAAGGTCAGAACTGGAAGTTCCAACGAAGAGAAACACATTCAG GTTCATCCCCACGATGCAGCAGCAGCATGA
- the LOC141725032 gene encoding uncharacterized protein LOC141725032, translated as MANSSVETSQTNEMLSNSHNQVVNYNDPYYLSSGDNPRQQLGTMLLFGENFINWSRSVKMALGAKNKLGFIDGSLSKPYENSPDLNKWIRNDYMVMSWLTSSMDQVITDSFIFATSAYELWTDVADRFGKSNAPLLYKLHTTLIKIQQDNMNIAEYFGKMKSVWDKLHVREGNLVYTCSAMNKCTCNLLKKVMDAQETKKLIQFICGLNKPYDSVKTNLLSMEPLPSVLKAYHIL; from the coding sequence ATGGCGAATTCATCTGTTGAAACATCACAAACAAACGAGATGTTGAGTAATTCACATAATCAAGTTGTGAATTATAACGATCCGTATTATCTTTCTTCTGGTGATAATCCTCGCCAGCAGCTTGGCACGATGTTGCTATTCGGTGAAAATTTCATCAACTGGAGTCGAAGTGTGAAGATGGCTCTTGGAGCAAAGAATAAGCTTGGATTCATTGACGGATCCTTAAGCAAACCTTATGAGAATTCACCTGATCTTAACAAATGGATTCGAAACGATTATATGGTGATGTCTTGGCTAACAAGCTCTATGGATCAGGTAATCACTGATAGTTTTATCTTCGCTACTTCGGCATATGAACTTTGGACTGATGTGGCTGATCGATTTGGTAAGTCGAATGCTCCCTTGCTTTATAAGTTACATACTACTCTCATCAAGATTCAACAGGATAATATGAATATTGCTGAGTATTTTGGTAAGATGAAGTCAGTTTGGGACAAATTGCATGTTCGTGAAGGTAATTTGGTGTATACTTGCTCTGCTATGAACAAATGTACTTGTAATTTGTTGAAGAAAGTAATGGATGCTCAAGAAACTAAGAAACTGATTCAATTCATTTGTGGATTGAACAAGCCGTATGACTCTGTTAAGACAAATTTGTTAAGCATGGAACCATTGCCTAGTGTTCTGAAGGCATATCATATTCTGTAA
- the LOC141661893 gene encoding trimethyltridecatetraene synthase-like, translated as MDSPPAFVLVIVLLVTLVICSKLFSSLRKIRKLPPGPNPWPIIGNLNLIGPLPHQSFKRLSQKYGHLMHLKFGSRPVVVASSAEMAKQFLKTYDHIFASRPATAAGKYTTYNNNNMLWAPYGTHFQQARKIYLTQIFNSKRLDSFQYIRVEEMKALIARLYASSGEKVLLRHQLLQTTLCSISRIALGKKFFSAEGSENGIVTVKEFREMLEEYDSITGVINLGDWIPWINFLDLQGYVKRMKALSKKFDRLYDHVLDEHRARRDTEDDKFVARDFVDFLLQLADDQDSSHEVKLNPDQIKGLTQDLLTGATDTSALTIEWAMSELIKLPDTIKKAIDEIDKVIGTDRWLQESDLPQLPYLEAIVKETMRLHPLVPLLAPHFALEDCKVAGYDIDKGTTVFINVWGIGRDETLWDDAEKFWPDRFLSKKIDVKGQHFELLPFGSGRRMCPGYVLGLKVVTSIIGNLLHGFNWKLPDNMKNEELGMDEVYGLGTTRKYPLVAVPEPRLPPHLY; from the exons ATGGATTCTCCTCCTGCATTTGTTTTAGTCATAGTATTGCTCGTTACATTAGTCATTTGTTCAAAACTCTTTAGTTCTCTTAGAAAAATCAGAAAACTACCACCAGGTCCAAATCCATGGCCTATCATTGGCAATCTAAACCTGATTGGTCCTCTTCCGCACCAATCCTTCAAGAGATTGTCCCAGAAGTATGGTCACCTGATGCATCTCAAATTTGGGTCGCGTCCAGTTGTTGTTGCCTCGTCAGCTGAAATGGCAAAACAATTCTTGAAAACATATGATCATATTTTTGCATCAAGACCAGCTACAGCAGCTGGCAAGTACACCACCTACAACAACAATAACATGCTTTGGGCTCCATATGGAACTCACTTTCAACAAGCCCGCAAAATTTACCTAACTCAGATTTTCAATTCCAAGCGTTTAGATTCGTTTCAGTATATTCGTGTTGAAGAAATGAAAGCCTTGATTGCAAGGTTATATGCATCGTCCGGGGAGAAAGTCTTGCTGAGACATCAACTTTTACAAACTACTCTTTGTAGTATAAGTAGAATAGCTCTTGGTAAGAAATTCTTTAGTGCAGAGGGCAGTGAGAATGGGATTGTCACTGTTAAAGAATTTCGAGAAATGTTAGAAGAGTATGACTCGATAACTGGTGTGATTAATCTCGGAGACTGGATACCTTGGATTAACTTCCTTGACTTGCAGGGCTATGTTAAGAGaatgaaggcactgagcaagaAATTCGATAGGTTATATGATCATGTTCTTGATGAACACAGAGCAAGAAGAGATACAGAAGACGATAAATTTGTGGCACGTGATTTTGTGGACTTCTTGTTGCAGTTAGCCGATGATCAAGACTCATCTCATGAAGTTAAGCTAAATCCTGATCAAATCAAGGGGCTTACACAG GACTTATTAACCGGGGCAACAGACACTTCAGCCCTGACAATTGAATGGGCTATGTCAGAGCTAATAAAACTACCAGACACCATCAAGAAGGCGATAGACGAGATTGACAAAGTGATCGGGACAGACAGATGGCTGCAGGAGAGCGATCTCCCACAGCTTCCATATTTAGAGGCTATAGTTAAGGAGACAATGAGATTACATCCTCTGGTTCCACTTCTGGCACCACATTTTGCACTTGAAGATTGTAAAGTAGCAGGATACGATATCGATAAAGGAACTACAGTCTTTATAAACGTATGGGGTATTGGTAGGGACGAGACACTGTGGGACGATGCAGAAAAGTTCTGGCCTGATCGATTTTTAAGCAAGAAAATCGACGTCAAAGGGCAGCATTTTGAACTGCTGCCATTTGGGTCAGGAAGGAGAATGTGCCCTGGTTATGTTCTTGGACTAAAAGTTGTTACTTCTATAATAGGAAATTTATTACATGGATTTAACTGGAAGTTACCTGATAATATGAAGAATGAAGAACTGGGTATGGATGAAGTTTACGGACTTGGTACGACTCGGAAATACCCCCTGGTTGCAGTTCCCGAGCCTCGGCTACCACCTCATCTTTACTAG